A region of Piscinibacter gummiphilus DNA encodes the following proteins:
- the acuI gene encoding acrylyl-CoA reductase (NADPH), whose translation MFKALVLEKSPDFTAAVREVDDTFLPTLPDGGGVTIDIAHSTLNYKDGLAITNRSPVVRAWPMVAGVDGAGVVVASDHPAWKPGDRVVNNGWGVGETHKGCLAGRARLHGDWLVRLPEAFSTRQAMAIGTAGYTAMLCVLALERHGALSRGGEVLVTGATGGVGSVAVALLAKLGHVVTAATGKASEADYLKSLGATTVIDRAELSASGKPLQKERWSAVIDAVGSHTLVNACAQVRYGGAVAACGLAQGFDLPATVMPFILRGVALLGVDSVMAPKAAREAAWARLATDLDPRLLESITTEVGLDDAIGEAQRLMAGQVRGRVVVRTA comes from the coding sequence ATGTTCAAGGCACTGGTGCTCGAGAAGTCACCCGACTTTACCGCCGCGGTCCGCGAGGTCGACGACACGTTCCTGCCCACGCTGCCGGACGGTGGCGGCGTGACGATCGACATCGCGCACTCCACGCTCAACTACAAGGACGGCCTCGCCATCACCAACCGCTCGCCGGTCGTGCGCGCGTGGCCCATGGTGGCCGGTGTCGACGGCGCGGGGGTGGTCGTCGCCAGCGACCATCCCGCATGGAAGCCGGGTGACCGCGTGGTGAACAACGGCTGGGGTGTCGGCGAGACGCACAAGGGGTGCCTCGCCGGTCGCGCGCGGCTGCATGGCGACTGGCTCGTGCGGCTGCCCGAGGCGTTCTCCACGCGGCAGGCCATGGCCATCGGCACGGCCGGCTACACCGCGATGCTGTGCGTGCTGGCGCTGGAGCGCCATGGCGCCCTGTCTCGCGGTGGCGAGGTGCTCGTCACCGGGGCCACCGGCGGCGTGGGCTCCGTCGCCGTCGCGCTGCTCGCGAAACTCGGGCACGTCGTGACGGCCGCCACCGGCAAGGCGTCCGAGGCCGACTACCTGAAATCGCTCGGTGCCACGACCGTGATCGACCGCGCGGAACTGTCCGCATCGGGCAAGCCGCTGCAGAAGGAGCGCTGGTCCGCGGTCATCGACGCCGTGGGCAGCCACACCCTGGTCAACGCCTGCGCGCAGGTGCGCTACGGCGGCGCCGTGGCCGCGTGCGGCCTGGCCCAGGGCTTCGACCTGCCGGCCACCGTGATGCCGTTCATCCTGCGCGGCGTCGCGCTGCTGGGTGTCGACAGCGTGATGGCGCCGAAGGCGGCGCGCGAGGCCGCGTGGGCGCGCCTGGCCACCGACCTCGATCCGCGGTTGCTGGAGTCCATCACCACCGAAGTGGGCCTGGACGACGCGATCGGCGAGGCGCAGCGGCTGATGGCGGGGCAGGTGCGGGGGCGGGTGGTGGTGCGCACGGCCTGA